The Magnolia sinica isolate HGM2019 chromosome 11, MsV1, whole genome shotgun sequence DNA window GGAGACTGCAATGCTTGTAACAATTCCATATCAGCATTGAATGGGCATTTGGAGTTGAGGTCCCCATAGCAAATAACGGGCCCTTCTCTTTGCTTGTGAGCATTTTCACCAAAGCCCACTTCTACCTGGGAATGCCCTGAATCGGTGACTggggaatgtttttttttttttttaatgataatgtCAGGGTGTCCCTCCCCCTTTTGAGGCAAGATTATTCCCTGCAGATGCATGCAGTCACTtgcaaaccacgtgcatcaggTAATCCCGGGGAAGGGAATGGAACTCGCATCTGTGGGTAGAGCATACCCACGATACTTGCTGTTCACCCAAACCCCAACCCCAACCCCGTGTGGGTGACTGGGAATGCATGTGGATCCAGCATTTTACTAAATGGGACCCTTTTGCCAATGAAACCCataatatcatcatttaattATATAGCCCAATTGTAGTTGGATGGTggaccaaaagtctgccctttggacaatcccaagcatccaattTTACGATTTCTACTTGGTGAGTATTGTAGCAACCATCATTTTGGCAGAAGTTATAAGGATATGTGACTGAAATATAAAGATCCATGCTCATTCACATGCAACCACACATGCAGATATGGTACACTCGTGAGACATTctatctttccatcaggtgggccacactattttgTATCTTCTGGctattaaaagtttttttttttttttcgttcatTTCTTTTTCTCAGGAATTCCATATTGTACAGAACAAACGGATAGCTACGAGGCAATTTGTTTCAGTCCGCCGTTTGTTTTATACACCATGGCTCACCGGAGGAGTGAAGCAGTCTGACTTTTAGGCAAAAACAGTGCATTTGAAATGCAGTGGATAAGAAAaccattttttgtttttgtaatctTCGAGCGAACCCGCAATGAGTGATGATGTGGCAGGTTAAATTATCAATCAGGTCTGTTCATTTATTTGGCTAGAAAATTTAaaggcactttttttttttccttacaatAATTAAACCTTTTAGAAAATCCTATCCATCACATTGCTTTTGAGCCTAAGTATTTTTGTTTTCTATCATTAATTTAAAAACTGTCTATTCATATGGTTAGAAATGTCCATTAAGTGTGGTTTATATATATGAGGTCTCAAGTCTAATCAGTTGAATTATAATGTTATGGTCCACCAGTGAATTATTTCCATCTTTTCATGTAACCTGcctaataggttggccccatcacAAGGCTCGCCATCCACTTGTCGAGTGGACCGCACTTAGTCTTTTGCTATTTATCCATGAatagacattgttttctatggtgaggcgAGTAGATGGGCCTGATATCTGCAATGGGTGATTCTCAGTTGGAAGGTTCAGTTGTCACATGATGGAAGTTACCAGCAGGGAAGACTATATAACTAGTAGCCCACCCGGTTGGGCTTGAGATCCCATCTTTACAAACATCCTATCCATCGCAGGCCCAGTATATGGTCGGATGGATTGGTAAAGAAAGCACGCAATTTGCACCAACTAACAAAATGGATTTATGTGGTGGGCTGCGTCATTTAATTCATGTGGGGCTTGCCTTATTTGTGTGTGACATTCACTCCTTCCATCAGGTTTTCTTGTAGCCTATTATGATCAAATGCTCTGGTGGGCTACACTAGAGGGAACAATGGGAATGTGGAAACACCATTTCGACATTCCACTGTAGAACCTTGACCTAGATTAGGTCGATGTTCATTCCCAATACGTGCTCCTTGTGTTAATTGATGTGGAATTGGTAAATCACCTGTTTATTTATTGCCTGTTTGCTAGCTTCATTTGGGGTGTTCAAGATCTCTTGGGTGATGTCGGGAATGATTTATttcttgtagagagagagagagagagagagattcttttATTCATAGAGAgtaaagggcctgtttggatgcaccccaAACGCCATTTTGAGCCAAACTCCATGTTTTCTATGAGTTGAGAAAATGTCGACCACGAAAAAGGGATTTGTGGGGagatgcatccaaacaggcccaagtAAAATCAGTGGGCTTTTCATGCAACTattccaatggtgaaaggtagaGAAGACAAAATGGCCAGTCCTTTTCTTCAAGTCATTCTTTGCATTTTTAACTCCTTTATTTTCAAGTAATCCTCATATAATGACCCGTCTCTATGGAAATATTTCGTCTTCTACTTAACTCTATATAATGGATGGTGACCATAGATCTCTGTCTTTTCAATGGTCCTCAAAAGTATTCTTTTTTAATAAAGAAACGTTTGGTGGACGCCTAAAAATGATTTGACCTTGTTTGGGGGCGTTTGAGTGGCATCTGTATTGTGAAGATGCGGGTATGTGATGTACGGAAGCCATTCAACCCATCCATcaaactcaggtagaccacaacacaagaacTGAATAAACCTTAAAATAGTAGGTTTTTCGTACAACTATTCCAATGATAAAAAGGAAGAGAAGACAAAATGGCCCACCCCTTTTCTTAAAGTCATTCTTTGAATCTCTTAAATCCTTCATTTTCAAGCAATCCTTCTATAATGACCGTCTCAACTAAAATATCTCGTCTTTTACTCAACTTCATCTAACGACGGCGACTGTCAATCTATCTTTTGGATGGCCTTCAAAAGTGTTCTTTTTTAATGAAGAAACGTTTTTCAGGCCCCCTTTAAAAATGATTTGACCTCATTTGGAGGTGTTTGAGTAGTTCTTGTATTGTGAAGATGTGgcgcccatgtgatgtatggaggccatccaatctgttcatcaaactcaagtaggccacaacacAAGAATTTAAAACAATGGGCTTTTAATACAACTACTCCAATAGTGAAAGGTGGAGAAGACAAAATGGCCCACCCCTTTTCTTAAAGTCATTCAATGAATCTATTAAATCCTTAATTTTCAAGTAAACTTATATAATGACCCGTCTTTATTAAAATATTTCTTCTTTTACTCAACTACATCTAACGGATGGTAACAGCCGATCTCTGTCTTTTCGACGGTCCTCGAaagtgttgttttttttttaaaaaaagaaagaaaaaaagacggTTTTCAGGCCCGTTTGGTAGACACCTGAAAATCATTTAACCTCCATGTAttgaaaatgtggggcccatgtgatgcatgaaggccatccaacccatctatcagTACTGAAGTAGGCCACAACACATGAACAATGTGAGGCGAGATGCTAACCCTTGATTTACGGGGCCGATCTGAATTTCAAAGCAGTCTGATTTTCGGATCGACCCTTCATCCagaccagatgaacggtctgaatgTCAGCCCTCCgtgcaaatcaagggtgggcattctctgcaacactgttccctgtggcgtggtccacctgattcatGAATTAGCCTGATTTTAGGCCCCAGGAGGTAACATGAGCTGATGCATacgatcaacaggttggattttaaGCATTCATCATGTGGACCGCACATCTTCCCGTGCGCCCCATCTCATGTTAGTCAACAGTAAAATGTATCAATGGAAGATctttaatgtgtgtgtgtgtgggaaatgattctatgcggtcgacctcatgggaagttcccataaggtcaagctgtgtgggccccactgtgatgcgtgtcgaacatccaccccatcagtcagatgcaccattccatggtggccctcaggcttaaaattcaagtccatccatgaattaggtgggccacactatatacaacagttgataggagttaccctcccattaaaacattcataatcatttattgggcccactgatatgtggttcacaaatccagaccatccattgtgtgtgtcccacttggatgaggggtcagatcaagtttcagacgcatcccaatttcaggtgggccccaccaagtgcttttatatgttttaagcatgtcttcacatgcttttagatggtatggcccacctgagttctatatacagctgatttttgggatatcccctaatttaaagggggcccatcaaatgcagggtgttgattttcgacacgcatcacggtggggcccatgcatctcaacctcatgggaacttcccctgaggtcgagctgtgtgggcgccactgtgatgtgtgtcgaagatctaccccatcagtcagatgcaccattccatgctgGGCTTCTGGCTTAaagatcaagtcaatccatgacttgtgtgggccacaccacatacaaaagttgagaggagttaccctcccattaaaacattcataatcatttgctgggcccattgagatgtgtttcacaaatccagcccatcaattatgtgtgtcccacttggatgagtggttagaccaagtttcagacatccaaatatcaagtgagccccacaaagtgcttttatatgttttaggaatgtcttcacatgattttgatgatatggcccacctgagttctgtatacggcttatttttgggcatatcccataatttaaaggggacccatcaaatacatggtgttgatgttcgacacacatcatggtggggcccacacacctcgacctaatgggaagttccaatgaggtcgaccgcataggACCatttctatatataatatatataatgagATCAAATCATTTTTACGTGTCTATGCATTAAAATAAAAATGTCTTTTATTAATTTTGCCATTTTTTAAATCCATGGGCCACCCAGAGCGGGGCCCACCAGATTAACAGCTTTGTTGAGCCAATATGGTGGTGTTCCTGCAGACAACAATTTCTGGTAGCGTTCGTCATCTTGTTATCATTTTCCCACGTCTCTTCCTCCTCAACCATTTAtagatatggaccccaccacttGACCAAATTACATGGAGGTTTAGCTGTCTTTAGCCaatggatgtgattgaaacttgggtcgacgttatttttatttttcaaccatCTATGTCATGGCTTCTGGTGGGAGCAACATCTGGCCCTTGTTTTGGAAAACCACATGGATTGCCTAACTCTTCTATAGTCCGGTGGATCATGCATATGCATACATCTGCTTCATATTCATAttgcaatccagaccgttcaaatcatCGCCTTacgatggtggggcctacccagaTGTTGTGTCCACAGGATTATCCTATCCTCTGATCAgtagccatcaaatggacggtggaaaTTCAAACTGATCAATGGAAAATATAGAGCAAACGAAAATTGAGGGTTGATATTATCTTATCATCTTTATTTTAAAAATGGGCCTTGATTTGGATGGCTTGATCGATATCATAAATGGACAGTGCATGTGTATGATATCTAATGTAATCCGCCAGAGTATGCTACAAGGCGAATGCAATAAGAAATTCCAAAATTCGTTATTGCAATCATACAGAGATTTGGGTCGTGAGCGGAGTTTTcgcactctgtggggcccaccaaattgacGGTTTATGATCCAATAGTCACGTAGATCAACATTGTAGCGAAGGCCCACCTGAGCTTAGGTCCATCTGAGGCTTCATGTGGGCCGTTTATCAGCTCCCAAGATGAAAATTGGGCCATTCTCATTGGGCCCAGCCCAAATCAAGCCCACCAACGGTCCAGATGAGAATCTCATGCCGACATATTGGAGAGAAATCCTGTCACGATACAAAATTGTGTAGAGTGTAAGTTtgggaaaaggagaagaaaaataataataattagttgGCCGTTgattttgatggcccacctcacATTAGAACTTTCCCAAAAGTAGCTGTTTTTGCAGCTTAAGTAAAGCAAATCAACCCCACATTTTAGTGTCCACACCCTCTTTATGTGCTGTCATGGTTGTACCTACTACCCCATCCACCAGCCTATCTCATTATATAGTCCCCCCTCTCCTTTGCCACACCCAACTTGCATTTTCCACCCTCCATTTCTCTCCCTCCTCTAATCAGGTTGGTAAGCTTAGATCTCATCTCTCATTTGCATTTATATGGATGTTGGGGTAGACTCTGGTTAGATTTTTTTGATCTCAACCGTCCGTGTAGCGGACCTTGTCATCGATGAAGCGTTGCCTGGGAAATGGATTGATTGAACGATCGTGATCATCATGATATCcgatcagtctgattttcaggCTATGGTACTTGCATGGTAGGACGTGatatttggacggtccagatcgatgtGTATCACCACCGTTTAATGTTGGTTACAAAGAGATCTTTACTTGCATTGcgtttttttttgttgcttttcTCTTAATTGGTTtgtaaatggtggtgattcatacGGAGGAATGATTCCCATGCAAAATGTTGTATGCTAAGCTTACTATACTACACAGATTTTCCCGCCGGTTTGTCGCATGTGGAggatatccaagccgttcaaaaggtgggccccatcatgaagatcCTTGGTGCAAAAATGGGGGTGCTctcctcatcaaatgggccgtgcTTGTACACTTGGATGGATTACCGGCCGTccattggttttgatggtggggcccatttgatgatagCTTGAAAACTGTGTGGTTTGGGGAGTTGGGTTTTCTGTAAAAAGCTTGTTAACAAGGATTTTAACCCATAAAAGCAAAATAAGATAGACAATTGACAGCATTATTGCAATTTATTTGGATTGCAATTTATGTCCATGGGGATTTTTAGGAGCCATTTTTCTTGGATTGAAATGACTAAGATCTAAATGATAGTTAGTTGATTTGATTGTTTCTGTTAGTTTGGTTTCTTGGATTGAAATTGAAAAGATCTGGTTTTGGTGAGGTGTCTGTTCTTTTATTTAAGggcgcgtttggttgcaccaaatatcatgaaatgtaatgaaatttggtgcaaccaaacactcacCTTAAAAGACAAGAAAAATCATTGGTTGGTACAAAGATCTGACTGAAGTCATACAAACGACACCCATGTGCATCTGTGCAAGATCCAGGCCGATCATCAGGCTGGCCTGGCCATGAACATTCAATGGCCCAAAGTTTAAGCCAGTgctttcatcaagtgggccacaaatgtgtATCGAATATAGCCAACTGTATCAGTTTATTTTAACCACCCATTTATAATATACACATATGGCCTAGCCCGCTCATCGAACGATCAGATCGACCTAGTTTTTCGGCCAAAATACATACACATCATGCCACACTCGACAAACGGCCTGGATCGTTCACATCAATGAGTTTAGTAGAAAATTCTATAAATATAACCatttcaacaatttttttttcctttgcggtgtgtttggttacaccaaatatcatgaaaatttctaccaaaataaactgattaatcatgaaatatcatgatatttagtgcaaccaaacacacccatgATTGAAACAAGGTAGAAATCTACCTACATTGATCAGTTCCTGTTCTTGCAGAAACCACACTCATCAATGGAGCTTCCCAAGATACTCATGATCATCACAACACTAGTCCTACTGAATTCTCATTCCACCACCTCTCAAACCGTCGGATCTCCGTCTCCATCTCCGTTGCCGTCCCCGCCCCCATCACCGGCCCCTGCACCGGCCCCCGACTTCGTAAACCTTGCAGCTCTCCTCTCAGTAGCTGGCCCATTCCAAAAATTCCTGAACTATCTCCAATCAACCCAAGTCATCAAAACACTCCAAGATCAAGCAAACAACACCCAACAAGGAATTACAATCTTTGTTCCAAAAGATGTTGCCTTCTCATCTCTCAAAAAGCCTTCTCTCTCAAACCTCACTCAAGACCAGCTCAAATCTCTCCTCCTCTTCCATGCACTGCCCCAATACTACACTCTCTCTGATTTCAAAAGTCTCAGTGGATCGGGCCCGGTCAGCACGCTCGCAGGCGGGTCCTACACGTTGAACTTCACCGACGTCACTGGGACAGTCCATGTCAGCTCTGGATGGTCTAACACAAACGTTAGTAGCAGTGTCCATTCAACTGACCCAGTTGCATTGTATCAAGTTGATAAGGTCCTTCTACCTGAAGCAATCTTCGGCGCTCCCCCGCCGCCGTCACCGGCCCCTGCCCCAGCTCCCGACATTGCGCCGGCAGGCGATGCTATATCGGATGGTTCGGGAGATGGATCTTCTTCCAAATCCTCGACATCGGCTTCTTCTTATCGGACCAGATTCCGTGCGCTGGATGGATTGGTTTTGGTGGTTTTTACTGGATTTATAGTATGGTTATAAGAAAGATTTTTGATGAGTGTGGTGCTTAATTTATAGTGAGAGGGGGTGTTCTAATTTAAATTCAGATGATTGGTCATTGTTGAGGATTTGAATTCTATTTTGAAGTTGTTTGTATTTGATCCGTCTGTCCATCGATGAatcaaagagattttttttttttattacaatgAGATTGtgtttgtttgttgaaatttgtggGCTTGATTTGGAATTTCCTGATATCTTGTTTacagcatttttttaaaaaaaaatggcaaGGCACGTTTGGATgccccaaatatcatgatatttggttcaaCCAAACACGCTTTAAGCTAAAAGTTCAATTAATCCTGTGTTTGGATGTGTAATTGAATTGAATCGTGATCATCTAGTTCAGTTGCAAGAATGAAATTGGCCATAGTAGACCGAGTCGCAATACCGAGTTGAGCGGATCGAGTCGAGCCTGAGTCCTGAGTTTGCTAGCCTGAATTCATAATGAGGGACTAGTTCTCAAATTGGAATTACTCTTGTTTCAAATCCAACTTGGGATTCATGGAATTGCAGTATGAATTGAAATGGCAATGCCTTATTTGGTCATTTCCTCTCTTGATGAATTGAgtgaattgcaattcagttcaacaAGGAATTCAACCTcgaggctgtgtttggatgttcaattgaattGGATTGTGATAACTCAATAAAGGCCAAATGACCAGATTGCATACACAAGCCAGTGGGGACCACTTGTGGGCAATCATTAATAGGTGGGTTGGAATGACACATCAAGTAACAATAAGagtaaaaagaaaattgagataTTGATATTTGTCCATTTAACTTTTCCTTTGAACggtataaaccataaatcataatCCGATGCCATCTATACTATAGAATTAGAtgggtgattagacccatctacTCTAGTAGTGATTAGGTGGACTGTTAGATTTGAACTGTTTATCCTTGGCTTTGTAAAGGTCCCATATCATGTAAACTAAAGTTAGATCTTGAGGGCACACTCTTCCGCACAGACTTTCATGTGATTGTTTTAATTCCAACTTGAAATGCTCTGAATTGGAATCATGGTTTCAGTTGTGGTTGTGAATCAAAATGGCGACAATCGCCATTTTGTCTACAAGGAATAGAATGGATTGTGATTCAGTTtagttgagcatccaaacaccatCTAAGGCTACATTTCAATATTCAATTGAATCAAAATGTGGTGACTCCATTCAATAGAGATGAATTTCCCAAGTATGGCTAGCACCATCCAATGCACATTGAATGACCATCCTCTCTAAAAAGCAAACGGATTGGAATTCAGTTaaattgaacatccaaacacaccctaaggccacatttggattttcaattgaattgaattgcaatgatTAAACTCAATAAAGATCATTGATTGACGACTCGTCCGAATCTACTCAGACTTGCCGCCTGAGCCTTTCCACCAGCGATGAACAACTCGAAATGCTTGAAACTGCAATCATGGTTTGTCCAACTTGGATAATTTCCTCACTTACAAAGTAAACGGATCACAATTCAGTTAAATTGagtatccaaacacgccctaaggtcTCATTTAGATGTTCAGTCAAATTGAATTGCAGTGACTCAACTCAATAAAATCAGGGGTTGATGACTCGTCCGAGTCAGATGTGActcgaccgagtcaactcggactaGGACGAGTCGGATGGGCTTCAATGCCATAAGTTAGCACCCAACAAATAGGTGACTCGGCCCGACACGACTCGACTCAGGACCAAGTGACTCAGTTTTAAAGTCATGATAAATATTAATGTCATCTATGGATTGCAAGCGTGtggaaaatctgaacggtccataaggTGGCCCATAGACGaaagtaaggtgggccacacactcatccACGTTGGATGAGGACATTTGGGTAATTTTAATCAAAAAGTACATTCTGTATAGAGGGATGGCCAGCCTTATTTTTGCTTATGTCATcttcaaagtggggtccacctcatgcaccatacatcatggtgggccccacagatctcgAGCATACGGTAATTACACGGTAGGGCATAAGGCAGATAGATGCTAATTGAATATCTTACTAACACCAGCAAATCTACTGCTTATTAAAAGTTAGTCTTATAATCTCCTCTTTAAAAGCTGCTAACACTTAGTGGACCCCATCAATGTTGATCATTTATCATTTGgggtccaccttcaatgtccattgtCATCATggggagcccacctttgatgtgatctGTATATGATATGGGCCGTCCAACATGCGGCCCAATTTTAATATAGGTGGTCCATCACATGGAGagatgagaaaaagagagagttacaaaataaaaagaaaaaaaaaggtaaattttCATTAATACATGTAACTTTAAGGCAttaatggacggcccacatcaaagtCAGCCCATCATACATGATGATAGATGGTACATCAAAGGCGGTCTgacgatggatgacccacatcaagatgGTCTCACATAAcagacgatccacatcaaaggtcaacccctaataATGAATGGTGAATGGCCCTCATCtaggggcctacatgatggaagACCCACTCCGAATTTGGGCCCAGACTCCATGCATGATAGACGGTCAccattaaaggtgggctcaaAGGTGGGCCGTCTATCATTGGGATCTCTAGTAAGCATTGGAATAAGCTGTAATGgtgtaacaacccatttttttgatGGGAATCAACCCCATCGTCctctttcgtgtggcccacttgagttttggattgaccTTATTTTCGGCCCCATGTCCTCTCATGGCCTAGCTAAgatgatggatgaagtggatttatcatggcagcacagtggggcccaccacatgttaaaaattcaaaaataaaatcaaatttgcAGTGACGCGCTGAATCACATGACCGTCAAACTCACTTCCCCGACTCTCTCTCCCATCTTCCTTTTTTGTATAGTAATGGGTACCACTATATCGTAaccttcatcatggtggaccctctcaccaatctgaaccgtccaatcgATGGGATTGTCCAGTCATATTTGCCCCACTCTTCTTCCATTCCGTTTCTCATTCccttaaaaaaaacaaacaaacaaataattttttattttttttaaaaaggagaaCTCTGTATATAGCAAGAGAGAGATATTGAATCAGGGTTGTGTCAAGCTAGATTAATATattaattttcaatggtaggtaatCTTATGCGAaacttaaaattttagaattttttttttatgtatttaaatccaaaattttatgcaaatttatttaaattaattaattaaatttcatATAATAGTTTAATTGATTCTCCTCACATGTCAAAATTTAGATTTATTCAATTTATCTTATAAattctttttaagaaaaaaaaaatttaatttttaaatttttatgcttTAAATTAACCTTGTCAAAAATTctatttatattttcattttaattttgaattttaatatTGATTGAATCTGATCAATTTGTAAAGCTTAATTATAACATggccttattattatttttaattaggtATTATTGGAATTAAATTTAATTCACTAAATTTAGACCTTCACTATGGGTTAGATTAGTCGATTTAAATAAACTTTGTTAGATTAATTGATTTAAACAATTTTTGTTTAGAATAAATATTTATAAGATTTATTTATGAAATTTGGTAAAAGTCAGCTTCACttgatttagttttttttttttttcctgaattaATTTAAGAACTTTAGAATTAATTAAACTAAATCACTttatgaaaattgaaaatttaataTATGTTTATTATTTAGAATTATCTAATTTAACACTTAAAACTTTAATATTAATGATTAAGATTAATTGGGTCGATTCTTGATCAAACTGGgaaattaaaattttgagtttTGTAAATTTGAATATGTATATATTGGATAATAAATTCTTCAAACTTATTTTCTAAATATTATGACAACTAATCCATATTAGATGATTTAATCTAAATTTAAGTCAAGTGACTTACAAGTGGTTAAATTAAACTTAGATTTattaatgaaataaattaaaaatagattgttataattattaaatataagTTAATCATATTGTATATTATTAGTCTATAATAAGTAGGTAACTTAAGACTAATTTAGTTGTTAATTTGATCAATTTAATGAATTTTTATTCTTAAACTATTGAATTATTCGATAATatgtttaatttattttaaattattgttGAATGTTAAAACTGATTTAAATTTAAAGTAATAGAATTGCAATATTAGATATAATTTTAaagtaattaaatataaattaataaGTTATATATTAAATTGATTAAAAGTTGTAGTCttaagtaataaaaaaaataaaaataaataaataaataaaatggaataaataaattattttaaaatttcatttgaaacaaaaaatattaACATTATTATCTTTAAAGTTTTATTAGTAGATGTAAAATTTCATTTgattattaatttattaaaagTATGGTCGTATTCATACAAAAATCGGAATCTCGAATCTGTCTAGGAATTCCGGCAAAGTTAGGAGCTGCTGTCATAAATTTTTTGACTGTTTCATAATACAGCCCTTTCCTTCCTAGAAATTCAATCTCAGTCTGTTAAAATTAGCAACTTGATTTTCAGACAATTTCAAGGGTTTTAAATTTTTGTAATATTGTTTTAAAAATTATGAGTTCATTGTATTTATTTAAATGAGGTTGTTTGTTGTAAATGTAATCATTGTGCAATTTTATCACGTTTATATCATGcatcattattttttatttattttaaaaaaagggtaaAAGCAAGTAggacaatcgtgtcccttgggtgaaagaccctaaagctagcaagtaaaGCAAT harbors:
- the LOC131219558 gene encoding fasciclin-like arabinogalactan protein 7, producing the protein MVVPTTPSTSLSHYIVPPLLCHTQLAFSTLHFSPSSNQKPHSSMELPKILMIITTLVLLNSHSTTSQTVGSPSPSPLPSPPPSPAPAPAPDFVNLAALLSVAGPFQKFLNYLQSTQVIKTLQDQANNTQQGITIFVPKDVAFSSLKKPSLSNLTQDQLKSLLLFHALPQYYTLSDFKSLSGSGPVSTLAGGSYTLNFTDVTGTVHVSSGWSNTNVSSSVHSTDPVALYQVDKVLLPEAIFGAPPPPSPAPAPAPDIAPAGDAISDGSGDGSSSKSSTSASSYRTRFRALDGLVLVVFTGFIVWL